The following nucleotide sequence is from Solanum dulcamara chromosome 7, daSolDulc1.2, whole genome shotgun sequence.
taattattattgtacattGGTGCGGCTCATGACTTGAAAAGAATATGGTGGAAACccaaaggcttcaaacttgtagttttgcaccactaagctttgtgcttagcgatagttgtttctatcgtaggaaatgtTCGAGAAGAGGCTtgaggttggccattggagttgaagttttgggagcttaaatgaagatcatatttgcatataggcatctatattttaCAGTATTTTGGGACGTGTATATGATTTATGGGTTgcttgttatttgtatttatgtacGTATTTCTGAGGGTTGTAACTTAAGGATGGTTGcttgttttgtaaattttggGGTATGTACATTTCTAAATTTTATGACGCACTAAATTTTCCCTTTGGAGTTGGAATATTTGAATGAAGCATAAATTATCGTAATACATGAATGTCTCGGaagctatttttttttaaaactcttttgAGAAGTCGCTTGtcctaaattggaatttttatttgatttaattgagatgAAAAAAAATTTTAGTTGGTGAACAACTTACacctttcactattttttggATTATATAAATGGGCCTTACGGAAAGTTATTTGTTTTTGTGTCACGAAtttaatatacattttttttgtaGTAGCATCCTCCTTGGAGGGTCGCGACaagtgttggtatcagagcctaggtttgtGATTCTAGGAATTTTGCTGTGATTTACTTACACACTTGTTTTTTTAAAGGTTTGGGCTATATTATGTGATCACTATAGggtaaataacatatttaatacatacaagTTGCAAATGCATCATATTCATgtccctaatgcaatgtgatcttcACTTTTAAAGGAGTTACGTTATGGCCTCTTCTTCTCGTAGACCTATGGAAGCAGCTCGTGAAGATACATGTGACTCTTATTCCCAACCTCATACAGTAGAAGGGGTTGGCGAACAGTCCTCAGATCAATATATTCCTCATATTAATGGGTCTGGTATGGGAAGTCAACAAGGAGTAAGAGCTGGTTTGCATTCTCACATGAGCCCTggtattcaagttatgaatcctCTTTTTCAACAGATGACTGAATTCTTTCATCGTATGGCTGAAACGATTCATGATCCCAATGGgttgaactttgaaaaaatgagaaaaatgggtggagttgagtttgaaggcacGGTTGATCCCACCGATGCTGAACAATGGCTTGAATGTATAGAGAGGGTGTTTGAGCAGTTAGAGTGTTCTGATGTTGCCAAATTTAGGTATGCCATCTCGTTATTGCAGAAAGATGCTTATGACTGGTGGGTAAGTATGCCAAATGCAAAAGCAAAACCTCCAGTTCTTACCTGGGATGATTTTGTTAAAGAATTTCATATGAAGTATGTCCCACCTGCTTATTGTGATGCtaagaaaaaagagtttttgaatCTAAGGCAACGAGGCATATCTATTGCTGAGTATCAACAAAAATTTCTTAGACTCTCTCGTTATGCTGGAGGCATTATTACCGatgaaaaagataaatgcaGGAGGTTTGAAGATGACCTAAATGATTCCATCAGAAAGAATGTGGCAATCCTGCAACATGAgaacttttgtaaattaatttCTGCGGCTTTCACTTGGGAAAGACTTGATAAGGAAGAAGCTAGTAGACATGAGAATACATTCCGAAAGCCTAGGTCAGATTTTAGAGGTCCATCCAAGAAGGGAAGGTTTGATGATTCTAAGGCTGGTAGTGTCAACAGGTCAGATCAACAGAAGCAAAGCAAACTAAATTTTTCTACAGCTAGTACCCCGAGTTATAGCCAAGGCAAGACTCGTGTTCCCACTTGTGCagaatgtggaaagaatcactATGGTGCTTGCAGGAGAACTTCTGGTGCATGTTTTAATTGTGGCAGCTTTGATCATAAAGTGAGGGACTGTCCTAGGCCTAAAAATGTCCCTTCCTTGCATACTGAGGGCTCGGTTAATAAGTCTTCTAATAATCCTCCTTAAACCAATAGAGGTGCAAGGCCTAAAAACAACCAAGCAGCGGGGGCAAGTGAAGCAATTCAAGCTAGCGGGTCCAGAGCTACTGTACGAGCTTATGCTATGAGGCAGAGAGATGATCAAGAGGGACAGGACGTAgttgttggtaaatttcacttatatGGCTTATCTGTGTTTACACTATTTGATCCTGGCTCTACACATTCCTATATTTGTTCATCACTTGTTCTTcctgaaaatgtgaaatctgtgaGACTTAACTTTGACGTTCTAGttgaaagtcctttgggttaCCAAGTTGTTTGTAATCGAGTTTACCAAGCTTGTCCCTTCATGATTCAAAACCTGGTCTTTCCTGCTGATTTgattgaaatgcctttccatgattttgatattattatcggtatggattggctttataagTATCATGCAGTAGTGGATTGTAGGTCTAAGCATGTGACTTTTAAAGACCCGACATTTTCACATATCATTGTACACGGTGAAAGATCATTGTCATCTAATATTATTTCTGCGGCCTTAGCAAGAAAGATGATTCGTCAAGGTTGCAGTGCATATCTTGCTCACATAATTGATACACATGTGGAGAGTCCTAGTCTTAAATATATACCTACTGTGTGTGACTTTCCGGAAGTGTTTCCAAAAAATCTTCCTGGGTTACCACCAGAAAGAAAAGTTGAATTTCCGATCGAGCTCATTCCTGGATCTACTCCTATTTCTAtcactccttatagaatggcaccaGCAGAATTAAGGGAattgaaaactcaattgcaagaacttcttgagaaaggttttattcgtCCAAGTGTTTCTCCTTAGGGAGCTCCTgtgctatttgtgaagaagaaatatGGTACTCTTAGACTTTGCATTGACTATagacaattgaacaaaataacaatcaagaacagatatccactaccaaggattgatgatttgtttgaccagctgAAGGGTGCCAAtttgttctcaaagattgatttaaggtCTGGATATCACCAACTGCGTGTTAGAAAGGAAGATGTTCCTAAAACTGTTTTTAGAACTCGATACGGtcattatgaattcttagtaatgccatttggattgacttatgctcctgcaatattcatggatttaatgaatcgagtatttaggccttatcttgatcaatttatggtggtttttatagatgatattttaatatattccaagagTAAAGAAGAGCATGATAAACATCTTCGGATTGTTTTGCAAACTTTGAAGGAGAAGGAACTTTATGCTAAactttcaaagtgtgaattttggcttaatgAAGTGGCTTTTCTGGGACATGTTGTGTCAGCCGAAGGTGTGAAGGTGGATCTTAGTAAAATTGAAGCAGTTGTTGAATGGAAAACTCCTAAAAGTCCTACTGaggtaagaagtttcttgggtttagcaggatactatagaaggtttgtgaaaGGCTTCTCCCTTATAGCCTCTCCTTTGATGAGACTTTTGAAGAAGGAAGTGAAGTTTACTTGGGATGACAAGTGCCAAGAGAGCTTTGAAACACTCAAATCCTTGTTGACACAAGCGCCTATACTTACTCTACCAATAGAGGGGAAAGAgtatgtgatatatagtgacGCTTCTCATCgtggtttgggatgtgtgttgatgcaaggagggaaagttatttcatatgCCTCTCGGAAATTAAAACCACATGAATtgaattatcctactcatgatctagaactTGCTGCTATAGTTTTTGCCTTAAAGATATGGCagcattatttgtatggagaaAAGTCTCAtatattcactgatcacaagagatTAAAATACTTGGGTATGCAGAAAGAGCTGAACTTAAGACAATGCAGATAGCTTGAACTcatcaaagattatgactgcaTGATTGACtatcacccaggtaaagctaatgtggttgcagaCGCCTTGAGTCGCAAATCCTTTGCAAGCTTGCATCTGAATCCTTTGCCTTTGCTTCTGGAGTTAAGAGCCATGAATGTCTATTTTACACTTGATTCGTATGGTTCGGTGGTTGCTAATTTGCAAGTCAAGCCAACATTGCGTGAACAGGTGAAAGAAGCGCACAAGTTAGAtgagaaactcataaaattgaccaaagaagttcaaaagggGGAAAAGAAAGATTTTACATTAAAGGAGGATGGTGTCTTgttataccaaaataggttatgCATTCCTAATAATGGCAAATTGAGGAGAGAAATcttgaatgaagcacatacttcaccatatgAAATGCATCCTGGAGGTACCAAAATGTACAAACCATCAAAGAACATTACTGGTGGAATgctatgaagaaggacattgcagAATATATTTCTAAATGCTTAGCTTGTCAACAGATAAAGGCCGAGCATCAAGTTCCAACAGGCTTACTACAACCCTTATCGATActtgagtggaaatgggaaaggataaccatggactttgtttctgggcttccatgcactcaaagaaatcatgatgcaatttgggttatagtgGATAGGCTAACCAAAAGTGCTCATTTCTTAGCCATCAAAATGGACTGCTCacttgaacatttagcagaatTGTATGTTAATAAGATTGTGAGGCTACATGGAGTTCCtatttctattgtatctgaccgagacccaaggtttacatctagattctggactagcttgcaagaagctttgggcactaggttgaactttagtacGTCTTTCTACcctcagacagatggccaatccgagagggtgattcaaatcttggaagatatgcttcgagcttgcattatggaatttgaaggtagttgggacagatacctagccttggtagaatttgcttataataatagctaccaatcaagtattggcatgcctccctacgaagccttatatgggagaaagtgtataactcctctttgctggagtgaagttggtgaacAAAAACTGATTGGTCTTGATATTGTGCAACAAactgaagataaggtaaaagtcatcaaGGACCGTCTAAAAATTGCTTCAGATAGACAAAAATCTTATGCTGATCTTAAGAGGCGTGAAATTGAGTACCAAGTGGGAGATAAGGTgtttttaaaggtttctccatggaagaagattatgagatttggcaaaaaaggaaaacttagtcctcgatttattggactatatgaagtacttgagagagttggtcCAGTTGCTTATAAACTAGCTCTTCCACCGGAGTCAGATAGaatccacaatgtcttccatgtttctatgcttagaagatatTGCTCAGATCCATCTCATATTCTTCCTGTCGAATCAATTAAGATAAGTCCTGATGTGACATACAATGaggaacctatccaaatcttggCCCCTAATTATTTAAGCTAATTTTCGCATTAAGGTGGTTATTTCTTGTTGATGTGATCAACTGCTACTGACTCGAATTTTGTTACGGGGAAAAAAATGCTTTTGTTTAGCTATATTTTCGGGTGATCAGACTTAGGGAGGCCATAAACCCTTTATAATTTGGAAATGtgggaaaactcataaaatgaaggttgtagataattgaaatacctttccaaccataggcCGTGGGCTTATACGAGACATCGGGATAAAAAGTTATGGACATTTTAATGCAGAAGAGTCAAGCAGGGTGATAATTTTGGGCCCAACCCGAATCcaagtcgggtcaggcccattttctttgacttttAAAGGATAAATTCAGCTTATCTCTTCCATTTTTAGACCATAAGTTTCTAGAACatcatagagaaagagagaaagagagatctTCTAGGCTAAGAAGTCATTTTTGACCCAAATCTGAGTCCCGAATTCCGAAACTCATGAAGAAAAAGGTGTTGCACGTTACGTTGTCTTcactttgagctaaaaatcagctaGTAAGGAGTGTGTTATCGTATTTTCTGCACACCTAAGGTAAGATTgatgttctttttctttttaacaagcttgtttagagatttaacggtTTAAAACGGAGGAAGTAAGCGTTGTAAACTtgttgtttgctttgttgagactTATGGATTTGGGGAtattttggttggattaaattggtggaattagttaagttatgatGTAGAATAATTGTTGATAATGTTGTTAATGTtgttgataagttgttgttgtcgaaattgggGGACTAAACTTTGTTTGCAAACCCGTTTTCGAGATGGTACTGCTGTTAGTgcgttgatgatatctttttgtacaaaatgagttttgtgttgatttcttttggattggaaacttaagacatatatctaaaTGTTTTGTAAAGGAAATAAAGTTCAGTTTTGCCGTTTCCAGGTTGCAAACTTTGATACAACCGGACAAGTGTGGCTGTCCAGATTCTCGTTTTTAAGTAGCTGTTAGTAATtggatgatatctttttgtacaaaatgaattttgagttaatTTCTTTTGGGTTGCAAACTTAAGAAGTATATgtaaaagtttcatgaagggGATAAATTCCAGTTTTGCTGTTTTGAGTTTCGAAATTTAGATTCAAGCTgtggtacttgactttccgaatttactgttttagtaacataattcgggtcgaaacattctaggcttatttgcaataataaatcttgttttatgtcaatattatggatattCTGGAATTTTAAGTAAGtcatttaatggtattttcaaggttgtttatatcgtATGCAggttgaggaacttgagacatttgatggcctacggtttgaacttttgaagtcgtgttggattgttgtatgctaaaaggctgaggtttgtgtataaactcttgTTACCTACTAATATATTGAAAGCCTATATTGGTATGGTTTCTATTGTCTTGAAATATGTCTTATCATATTGGTATCTTGGGAAATTTGCAAGACACTTGcttaactcgcccacttgtacggattgctcgatcacttgacattcttgtggaccttgtccttcttgtggctgtgactttgtcactattggcatgcctcttgtttcggaccctttgccatcttgattatggatttttagttcgtcttaagtatggaagttgtccattttaagtacgaattaggaagtcatttttaatatgattcttggttctcttgattattgggtctttacccttcttgatacagggctccggtccttcttgatacttgatcatgttGGTGTGACagcatgacgtacatattgggcGAAACTTGGTGCTATATCTTGTAAATGTACTTCTATgaattatttacacttaagcttttacatttagaacttgatactcatgatatagttgttgccttgttttaattattattgtacattGGTGCGGCTCATGACTTGAAAAGAATATGGTGAAAACccaaaggcttcaaacttgtagttttgcaccactaagctttgtgtttagcgatagttgtttctatcgtaggaaatgtccgagaagaggcttgaggttggccattggagTTGAAGTTTTGaatgaagatcacatttgcatataggcatctatattttaCAGTATTTTGGGACGTGTATATGATTTATGGGTtgcttgtatatttgtatttatgtacGTATTTCTGAGGGTTGTAACTTAAGGATGGTTGcttgttttgtaaattttggGGTATGTACATTTCTAAGTTTTTTGAAGCACTAAATGTTCCCTTTGGAGTTGGAATATTTGAATGAAGCATAAATTATCGTAATACATGAATGTATCGGaagctattttttttaaaaactattttgagaagtcgcctgtcctaaattggaatttttatttgatttaattgagatgaaaaaaaaatttagttggCGAACAACTTACacctttcactatttttttggattatatAAATGAGCCTTACGGAAAGTTATTTGTTTTTGTGTCACGAAtttaatatacattttttttgtagtagcatcctccctgGAGGGTCGCTACAAATGTTGGGCAATCTTAAAAGTAGACTGAGTCTGCTGACGACCATATCTACCCTTGCTAGT
It contains:
- the LOC129894722 gene encoding uncharacterized protein LOC129894722; this encodes MGGVEFEGTVDPTDAEQWLECIERVFEQLECSDVAKFRYAISLLQKDAYDWWVSMPNAKAKPPVLTWDDFVKEFHMKYVPPAYCDAKKKEFLNLRQRGISIAEYQQKFLRLSRYAGGIITDEKDKCRRFEDDLNDSIRKNVAILQHENFCKLISAAFTWERLDKEEASRHENTFRKPRSDFRGPSKKGRFDDSKAGSVNRSDQQKQSKLNFSTASTPSYSQGKTRVPTCAECGKNHYGACRRTSGACFNCGSFDHKVRDCPRPKNVPSLHTEGSVNKSSNNPP